A stretch of the Vigna radiata var. radiata cultivar VC1973A chromosome 7, Vradiata_ver6, whole genome shotgun sequence genome encodes the following:
- the LOC106766157 gene encoding chalcone synthase-like, translating into MAHLYEIREKQRARSPATILAIATANPSHCIYQSDFTDYYFRVTKSDHMTDLKAKLKRICEKSMIEKRYIHLTEKMLKENPNISTYEEPSLNARQDILVEEVPKLGEKAASKALKEWGRARSDITHLIFCSTSGVDMPGADYQLVRLLGLKPSTKRFMLYHQGCYAGGTVLRLAKDLAENNVGARVLVVCSEITVVTFRGPCETHLDSLVGQALFGDGASSVIVGSDPDTAIERPLFHLVSASETILPNSEGAIEGHLREVGLTFHLKDNVPXLIGDNIEKSLEEAFQPLGISDWNSLFWVAHPGGPAILKQIEGTLGLNPDKLRATKQVLKEYGNMSSACVLFILDEMRRWSLEEGKSSTGEGLKWGVLYGFGPGLTMETIVLHSVAIDPKN; encoded by the exons ATGGCACATTTGTATGAAATCCGAGAGAAACAAAGAGCTCGTAGCCCAGCCACCATACTCGCCATTGCCACTGCAAACCCATCCCACTGCATTTACCAATCTGACTTCACTGATTATTACTTTCGAGTCACCAAGAGCGATCACATGACTGATCTCAAGGCCAAGTTGAAACGCATAT GTGAGAAGTCTATGATAGAGAAACGATACATACACCTGACTGAAAAAATGCTGAAAGAAAACCCCAACATAAGCACTTACGAGGAACCATCGTTGAATGCACGACAAGACATACTGGTTGAGGAGGTTCCTAAGCTTGGTGAGAAGGCAGCATCTAAAGCCTTAAAGGAATGGGGTAGGGCAAGATCAGATATTACTCATCTCATATTTTGCTCCACCTCGGGCGTAGACATGCCTGGTGCTGATTACCAACTTGTCAGGCTCTTAGGCCTCAAACCATCCACCAAAAGGTTCATGTTATACCATCAAGGTTGTTATGCTGGTGGCACCGTGCTTCGTCTCGCTAAAGACCTTGCTGAAAATAATGTTGGAGCACGCGTTCTCGTGGTGTGTTCTGAGATCACAGTTGTCACCTTTCGTGGACCCTGTGAAACACACTTGGACTCGTTGGTGGGACAAGCACTCTTCGGAGATGGAGCTTCATCAGTGATCGTGGGATCTGATCCTGACACAGCCATTGAACGACCACTCTTTCACCTTGTTTCCGCATCAGAAACGATTCTTCCCAACTCTGAGGGGGCAATTGAAGGACACCTGCGTGAGGTGGGGCTAACCTTCCATCTTAAGGACAACGTTCCTCANTTGATCGGAGATAACATAGAGAAAAGCCTTGAAGAAGCCTTCCAGCCACTCGGGATCAGTGACTGGAACTCGTTGTTCTGGGTTGCGCACCCTGGTGGCCCTGCAATCTTGAAGCAGATAGAAGGAACGCTTGGGTTGAACCCTGATAAATTGAGAGCGACNAAACAGGTTCTGAAAGAGTATGGAAACATGTCGAGTGCATGTGTGTTGTTTATACTGGATGAGATGAGAAGATGGTCCTTGGAGGAAGGGAAATCAAGTACTGGTGAAGGACTGAAGTGGGGTGTTCTATATGGGTTTGGCCCTGGCTTGACCATGGAGACCATTGTTTTGCATAGCGTCGCCATAGATCCAAAGAACTAG